One stretch of Prionailurus viverrinus isolate Anna chromosome C1, UM_Priviv_1.0, whole genome shotgun sequence DNA includes these proteins:
- the TNFRSF9 gene encoding tumor necrosis factor receptor superfamily member 9: MQDFIMGNGYYNILATVLLVMNFERTRPMQDSCSKCPAGTFCEKNKDHICIACPSNSFSSTSGQRACDICRQCEGVFRTKKMCSPTSNAECECISGFHCLGERCTMCEQDCKQGQELTKEGCKDCCFGTFNDQKHGTCRPWTNCSLDGKSVVVNGTKERDVLCGPASSDFFPRTTSATIPAPARDPGPTSQILVVFLALMSAAVLFLVFFLALRFSIVKHSRKKLLYLFKRPFMRPVQTAQEEDGCSCRFPEEEEGECVHTVL, from the exons ATGCAAGATTTCATCATGGGCAATGGCTATTACAACATATTGGCTACCGTGTTGTTGGTCATGAATTTTGAGAGGACGAGACCAATGCAGGATTCTTGTAGCAAATGCCCAGCAG GTACTTTCTGTGAGAAAAACAAGGATCACATCTGCATTGCTTGCCCTTCAAATAGTTTCTCCAGCACCAGTGGACAGAGGGCCTGTGACATATGCAGGCAGTGTGAAG GTGTTTTCAGGACCAAGAAAATGTGTTCCCCCACCAGCAATGCAGAGTGTGAGTGCATCTCAGGATTCCACTGCTTGGGGGAAAGATGTACCATGTGTGAGCAGGATTGTAAACAAGGTCAAGAATTAACCAAAGAAG GTTGTAAAGACTGCTGCTTTGGGACATTTAATGATCAGAAACATGGGACCTGTCGACCCTGGACAAA CTGTTCGTTGGATGGCAAGTCTGTAGTTGTGAACGGGACGAAGGAACGTGATGTACTCTGTGGACCAGCTTCGTCCGACTTCTTTCCACGTACAACCTCTGCCACCATACCCGCCCCTGCAAGAGATCCAG GTCCTACCTCCCAGATCCTCGTCGTCTTCCTTGCGCTGATGTCAGCTGCCGTGCTGTTCCTGGTGTTCTTTCTGGCACTCCGTTTCTCTATTGTTAAACACAGCAGAAAGAAACTCCTGTATTTATTCAAACGAC cGTTTATGAGACCAGTACAAACCGCCCAAGAGGAAGATGGCTGTAGCTGCCgatttccagaagaagaagaaggagaatgtGTTCACACTGTTCTGTGA